A genomic segment from Halogeometricum sp. S3BR5-2 encodes:
- the eif1A gene encoding translation initiation factor eIF-1A — protein sequence MSDNENAGQRDLRMPEGDEVFAVVEEMLGANRIKVRCADGVERTARIPGRMQKRIWIREGDVVLVDPWDWQDEKGDVEWRYEKAEADQLRDEGHIA from the coding sequence ATGAGCGACAACGAAAACGCGGGTCAGCGCGACCTGCGGATGCCCGAGGGCGACGAGGTGTTCGCTGTCGTGGAGGAGATGCTCGGGGCAAACCGCATCAAGGTGCGCTGCGCCGACGGCGTCGAACGGACGGCCAGAATCCCCGGCCGGATGCAAAAGCGCATCTGGATTCGGGAGGGCGACGTCGTTCTCGTCGACCCGTGGGACTGGCAGGACGAGAAAGGCGACGTGGAGTGGCGCTACGAGAAGGCCGAGGCCGACCAACTCCGCGACGAGGGCCACATCGCCTGA
- a CDS encoding DUF7470 family protein has product MLDKLGTKGIAGVVLLVVGIALVAYSSPVVAAGLALVIAGLGLVASGLIQSAMGAFGMM; this is encoded by the coding sequence ATGCTCGACAAACTCGGTACGAAAGGCATCGCGGGCGTCGTTCTCCTCGTCGTCGGCATCGCGCTCGTCGCCTACAGTTCCCCCGTCGTCGCCGCCGGCCTCGCCCTGGTCATCGCCGGTCTCGGCCTCGTCGCCTCCGGCCTCATCCAGTCGGCGATGGGCGCGTTCGGGATGATGTGA
- the rio1 gene encoding serine/threonine-protein kinase Rio1 — translation MTESDEFGLIAPDEADTPGDEWEEIDVSDTEADRIARKRDREFDDFRKRLKDADQFKVEQSVFDDATFAAIYKLVQDGHVEAFGGPISTGKEANVYEALGPDDTDVAIKIYRINASNFRHMRDYLEGDPRFEGIGNDKKRVVLAWTQKEFANLSRARRAGVRVPEPIAVERNVLVMELVGLVEDRARRLAEVNVENPETAYQVVREYMRRLYSAGLVHGDLSEYNMIIHDGELVVIDLGQAVTVHHPNADEFLRRDCRNVAKFFSRQGTDTSSADLYEFVTDAEADPTGDPEVEGREAGGGN, via the coding sequence ATGACCGAGAGCGACGAGTTCGGCCTCATCGCGCCGGACGAGGCGGACACGCCGGGAGACGAGTGGGAGGAGATAGACGTCTCCGACACGGAAGCCGACCGCATCGCCCGAAAGCGCGACCGCGAGTTCGACGACTTCCGGAAGCGTCTGAAGGACGCCGACCAGTTCAAAGTCGAGCAGTCGGTGTTCGACGACGCGACGTTCGCCGCCATCTACAAACTCGTTCAGGACGGCCACGTCGAGGCGTTCGGCGGCCCCATCTCGACGGGTAAGGAGGCGAACGTCTACGAGGCCCTCGGCCCCGACGACACCGACGTCGCGATCAAAATCTATCGGATAAACGCCTCGAACTTCCGCCACATGCGCGACTACCTCGAGGGCGACCCGCGCTTCGAGGGCATCGGCAACGACAAGAAGCGCGTCGTCCTCGCGTGGACGCAGAAGGAGTTCGCCAACCTCTCGCGCGCCCGCCGGGCCGGCGTTCGGGTACCGGAACCCATCGCCGTCGAGCGCAACGTCCTCGTGATGGAACTCGTGGGGTTGGTCGAAGACCGGGCGCGCAGACTCGCGGAGGTGAACGTCGAAAACCCCGAAACGGCCTACCAAGTCGTCCGCGAGTACATGCGACGGCTCTACTCCGCCGGCCTCGTCCACGGCGACCTCTCGGAGTACAACATGATCATCCACGACGGCGAACTCGTCGTCATCGACCTCGGGCAGGCCGTCACCGTCCACCACCCGAACGCCGACGAGTTCCTGCGACGGGACTGCCGCAACGTGGCGAAGTTCTTCTCGCGGCAGGGCACCGACACCTCCTCCGCCGACCTGTACGAGTTCGTCACCGACGCGGAGGCGGACCCGACGGGCGACCCCGAAGTCGAGGGCCGCGAGGCCGGCGGGGGGAACTGA
- a CDS encoding KH domain-containing protein, translating to MQHVKVPQDRIGVLIGEGGETMREIERRAEVRLDIDSETGAVAIDEVGDPVAGMLAPDIVRAVGRGFTPEAALSLLDDDMRTFELIDLQQHTRNKNDLQRQKGRLIGENGRTRELMEELSGAEVVIRGTTLGIIGQPEEVEAVRRATGMLLDGAPHGAVYSFLERKHNELTRDFDVQPSD from the coding sequence ATGCAACACGTGAAGGTCCCGCAGGACCGTATCGGCGTCCTCATCGGCGAGGGCGGCGAGACGATGCGCGAGATAGAGCGTCGGGCCGAGGTTCGTCTGGATATCGACTCCGAAACCGGCGCCGTCGCCATCGACGAAGTCGGGGACCCCGTCGCGGGGATGCTCGCGCCCGACATCGTCCGCGCGGTCGGTCGCGGGTTCACGCCCGAAGCGGCGCTCTCGCTTCTCGACGACGACATGCGGACGTTCGAACTCATCGACTTACAGCAGCACACACGAAACAAGAACGACCTCCAGCGACAGAAAGGCCGACTCATCGGCGAGAACGGCCGGACGCGCGAACTGATGGAGGAACTGTCGGGCGCGGAAGTCGTCATCCGCGGCACGACGCTCGGCATCATCGGCCAACCCGAGGAGGTGGAGGCCGTCCGCCGCGCCACGGGAATGCTCCTCGACGGCGCGCCGCACGGCGCCGTCTACTCGTTCCTCGAACGCAAACACAACGAACTGACGCGAGACTTCGACGTTCAGCCCTCGGACTAA
- the rnz gene encoding ribonuclease Z: MSIRVTFLGTGGAVPTTERGPSALLVNREGERLLFDCGEGTQRQMMRFGTGFTVSHLFVTHLHGDHVLGIPGLIQTWDFNDREEALAIHAPPGSKRHLRSLVEAGGYRPGFPVNIHEVKPGTVALSGDDYEVRTFETEHRNVRSMGYALLEDDRRGRFDRERAEELGVPVGPAFGRLHEGEAVELDDGTVVRPEQVVGDARPGRKLVYTGDTRPVDATVEAADEPDLLVHDATFASDRADRARGTGHSTGREAAEIAARAGAKHLALTHISSRYAGDASPIEREAQAAFDGEAFVPDDGQKFEVPYPDGGGDTEGGSE, from the coding sequence GCCGACGACCGAACGGGGTCCGAGCGCCCTCCTCGTCAACCGCGAGGGCGAGCGGTTGCTGTTCGACTGCGGCGAGGGCACCCAGCGGCAGATGATGCGCTTCGGGACGGGCTTCACCGTCTCGCACCTGTTCGTCACGCACCTGCACGGCGACCACGTCCTCGGCATCCCGGGCCTGATACAGACGTGGGACTTCAACGACCGCGAGGAAGCGCTCGCGATACACGCCCCGCCGGGGTCGAAGCGGCACCTCCGGAGCCTCGTCGAGGCCGGCGGCTACCGACCGGGATTCCCCGTCAACATCCACGAGGTGAAACCCGGCACCGTCGCCCTCTCCGGCGACGACTACGAGGTTCGGACGTTCGAGACCGAGCACAGGAACGTCCGCTCGATGGGCTACGCGCTCCTCGAAGACGACCGACGGGGGCGGTTCGACAGGGAGCGAGCCGAGGAACTCGGCGTCCCCGTCGGTCCGGCGTTCGGCCGCCTGCACGAGGGCGAGGCGGTCGAACTGGACGACGGCACCGTCGTCCGGCCCGAACAGGTCGTCGGCGACGCTCGGCCCGGTCGGAAACTCGTCTACACCGGCGACACGCGCCCCGTCGACGCCACCGTCGAGGCCGCCGACGAACCGGACCTCCTCGTCCACGACGCGACGTTCGCCTCCGACCGCGCCGACCGGGCGCGCGGTACCGGCCACTCGACCGGGAGGGAGGCCGCCGAAATCGCCGCGCGCGCCGGGGCGAAGCACCTGGCGCTGACGCACATCTCCTCGCGGTACGCCGGCGACGCCTCCCCCATCGAACGCGAGGCGCAGGCGGCGTTCGACGGCGAGGCGTTCGTCCCCGACGACGGCCAGAAGTTCGAGGTGCCGTACCCCGACGGCGGCGGCGACACCGAGGGCGGGAGCGAGTAG
- a CDS encoding DUF460 domain-containing protein, translating to MNDRTSALDSLVFGVDIQSGDVRGDAPSYAVVAFDGENIDRDVVSHRKLRRLVERERPAILATDNMYELAADKDELVRFLRSLPAETKLVQVTGAERPEPLSRVASRHGVPYGKKPMKEAEAAARLAAVNVGYEVSAFTNTTTLKVSRGRSTGKGGWSQDRYTRRIHGSVKRRSREVEDRLKQAGLEYDVNVTEKYGGYSNAVFTIEGRPSDIPVSSGRAGDTRVEIDRERRDGIEFEPLVKRRDHVIVGIDPGTTTAAAVIDLDGNKLDVHSTRTADTADVIEWLIERGRPVIVAADVEPMPETVEKFRRSFDAAGWEPEKDLPVDEKLHRTRDAGYENDHERDALAAALFAFDAHEDQFERISRKVPPNIERGEVISRVVAGEESVEAVLREMTGDDGGEEEEESTHEERELTEEEKKIKRLERRVERLESHTESLESTVEEKDETIEKYKDELSEAKREERREARERREVQRLERDNGRLERELASLEEENEELSNKLERLKRLWKLDHSNFADVNTNKNLVPVKVVEQFTKDAIDSADEAYGLSTGDVVYLRDASGAGRSTAERLAETNPRAVLRTGGLSDAADEVLFEHGIPVGPAADVTMQEIDELAVAREADVGAVIDDWERRAEDRRKEEQSEMVDRIISEHRAETRSEGR from the coding sequence GTGAACGACCGGACGAGCGCACTCGACTCTCTCGTCTTCGGCGTGGACATCCAGAGCGGCGACGTGCGCGGCGACGCCCCCTCGTACGCCGTCGTGGCCTTCGACGGCGAGAACATCGACCGAGACGTGGTCTCACACCGGAAGCTTCGGCGACTCGTCGAACGGGAGCGGCCGGCCATCCTCGCGACCGACAACATGTACGAGTTGGCCGCCGACAAGGACGAACTCGTCCGCTTCCTGCGCTCGCTCCCGGCCGAGACGAAACTCGTGCAGGTGACCGGAGCCGAGCGCCCGGAACCGCTCTCCCGGGTGGCCTCCCGCCACGGCGTCCCCTACGGGAAGAAACCGATGAAGGAGGCGGAGGCGGCCGCCCGACTCGCCGCGGTCAACGTTGGCTACGAGGTGTCCGCCTTCACCAACACCACGACGCTGAAGGTGTCTCGGGGGCGCTCGACGGGGAAGGGCGGGTGGAGTCAGGACCGCTACACCCGCCGCATCCACGGCTCCGTGAAGCGCCGGAGCCGCGAGGTCGAGGACCGACTGAAGCAGGCGGGATTGGAGTACGACGTCAACGTGACGGAGAAGTACGGCGGCTACTCGAACGCGGTGTTCACTATCGAGGGGCGTCCGTCCGACATCCCGGTTTCGAGCGGCCGCGCTGGCGACACGCGGGTCGAGATAGACAGAGAGCGGCGCGACGGCATCGAGTTCGAACCGCTCGTGAAGCGCCGCGACCACGTCATCGTCGGCATCGACCCCGGGACGACGACGGCGGCCGCGGTCATCGATTTGGACGGGAACAAACTCGACGTCCACTCGACGCGCACCGCCGACACCGCCGACGTCATCGAGTGGCTCATCGAACGCGGCCGGCCGGTCATCGTCGCCGCCGACGTGGAGCCGATGCCCGAAACCGTCGAGAAGTTCCGCCGGAGCTTCGACGCCGCCGGGTGGGAACCCGAGAAGGACCTCCCGGTCGACGAGAAACTCCACCGCACGCGCGACGCGGGGTACGAAAACGACCACGAACGAGACGCCCTCGCGGCGGCGCTGTTCGCCTTCGACGCCCACGAGGACCAGTTCGAACGCATCTCGCGGAAGGTGCCGCCGAACATCGAGCGCGGCGAGGTCATCTCCCGCGTCGTCGCCGGCGAGGAGTCCGTCGAGGCGGTCCTCCGGGAGATGACCGGCGACGACGGCGGAGAGGAAGAGGAGGAGTCGACGCACGAGGAGCGCGAACTCACGGAGGAGGAGAAGAAGATAAAGCGGCTTGAGCGCCGCGTCGAACGCCTCGAATCGCACACCGAGAGCCTCGAATCCACCGTCGAGGAGAAGGATGAGACCATCGAGAAGTACAAAGATGAACTCTCGGAAGCCAAGCGCGAGGAGCGCCGAGAGGCCCGCGAACGACGGGAGGTCCAGCGTCTCGAACGCGACAACGGCCGCCTCGAACGGGAACTGGCGTCGCTGGAGGAGGAGAACGAGGAGCTATCGAACAAGCTCGAACGCCTCAAGCGCCTCTGGAAACTCGACCACTCGAACTTCGCGGACGTGAACACGAACAAGAACCTCGTCCCCGTGAAGGTCGTCGAGCAGTTCACCAAGGACGCCATCGACAGCGCGGACGAGGCGTACGGCCTCTCGACGGGCGACGTGGTCTACCTCCGGGACGCCTCCGGCGCGGGTCGGTCGACGGCCGAGCGACTCGCGGAGACGAACCCGCGGGCGGTCCTGCGGACGGGCGGCCTCTCGGACGCGGCCGACGAGGTGCTGTTCGAGCACGGGATACCCGTCGGCCCGGCGGCGGACGTGACGATGCAGGAGATAGACGAACTCGCCGTCGCCCGCGAGGCGGACGTCGGGGCGGTCATCGACGACTGGGAGCGACGCGCCGAGGACAGGCGGAAGGAAGAGCAATCGGAGATGGTCGACCGAATCATCTCCGAGCACCGGGCCGAGACGCGCAGCGAGGGTCGCTGA
- the thsA gene encoding thermosome subunit alpha codes for MIILGDDSQRTQGKDAQSMNISAGKAVAESVRTTLGPKGMDKMLVDNSGEVVVTNDGVTILKEMDIDHPAANMIVEVSETQEDEVGDGTTTAVVIAGELLDQAEELIEQDVHATTIAQGFRQAAEKAKEVLENEAIDVSKDDRETLVKIASTAMTGKGAESAKDLLAELVVDAVLAVADEDGVDTDNVSIEKVVGGSIDNSELVEGVIVDKERVDENMPYMVEDANVALFDGALEVRETEIDAEVNVTDPDQLQQFLDQEEKQLKEMVDKLVDVGTDVVFVGDGIDDMAQHYLAQEGILAVRRAKSSDLKRLARSTGASVVGSLDDIEEEDLGFAGSVGQKDIGGDERIFVEDVDDAKSVTLILRGGTDHVVDELERAIVDALGVVKTTLDDGTVLPGGGAPETELSLQLREFADSVGGREQLAVEAFAEALDVIPRTLAENAGLDPIDSLVDLRARHDGGEFGAGLDAYTGEVIDMEEEGVVEPLRVKTQAIESATEAAVMILRIDDVIAAGDLSGGQVGDDDGDDEMPPGGGGMGGGMGGMGGMGGMGGAM; via the coding sequence ATGATCATCCTGGGCGACGACTCCCAGCGCACACAGGGGAAGGACGCGCAATCGATGAACATCTCGGCCGGCAAGGCCGTGGCCGAGTCCGTCCGGACCACGCTGGGTCCGAAGGGTATGGACAAGATGCTGGTCGACAACTCCGGCGAGGTCGTCGTCACGAACGACGGCGTGACGATCCTCAAGGAGATGGACATCGACCACCCGGCGGCGAACATGATCGTCGAAGTCTCCGAGACCCAGGAGGACGAGGTCGGAGACGGCACGACGACCGCCGTCGTCATCGCCGGCGAACTGCTCGACCAGGCCGAGGAACTCATCGAGCAGGACGTCCACGCGACCACCATCGCGCAGGGCTTCCGCCAGGCCGCCGAGAAGGCCAAGGAAGTACTCGAGAACGAGGCCATCGACGTATCGAAGGACGACCGCGAAACGCTCGTCAAAATCGCCTCGACGGCGATGACGGGTAAGGGCGCGGAGTCCGCGAAGGACCTCCTCGCCGAACTCGTCGTGGACGCCGTGCTGGCCGTCGCCGACGAGGACGGCGTCGACACGGACAACGTCTCCATCGAGAAGGTCGTCGGCGGCTCCATCGACAACTCCGAACTCGTCGAGGGCGTCATCGTCGACAAGGAGCGCGTCGACGAGAACATGCCCTACATGGTCGAGGACGCCAACGTCGCGCTGTTCGACGGCGCCCTCGAAGTCCGCGAGACGGAAATCGACGCCGAAGTCAACGTCACCGACCCCGACCAGCTTCAGCAGTTCCTCGACCAGGAGGAAAAACAGCTGAAGGAGATGGTCGACAAGCTCGTCGACGTCGGCACCGACGTCGTCTTCGTCGGTGACGGCATCGACGACATGGCCCAGCACTACCTCGCTCAGGAGGGTATCCTGGCGGTTCGCCGCGCGAAGTCCTCCGACCTCAAGCGTCTCGCCCGCTCGACGGGCGCCAGCGTCGTCGGTTCGCTGGACGACATCGAAGAGGAGGACCTCGGCTTCGCCGGCTCCGTCGGTCAGAAGGACATCGGCGGCGACGAGCGCATCTTCGTCGAGGACGTCGACGACGCCAAGTCCGTCACGCTCATCCTGCGCGGCGGCACCGACCACGTCGTCGACGAACTCGAGCGCGCAATCGTGGACGCCCTCGGCGTCGTCAAGACGACGCTCGACGACGGGACGGTCCTGCCGGGCGGCGGCGCCCCCGAGACGGAGCTCTCCCTGCAGCTCCGCGAGTTCGCCGACTCCGTCGGCGGCCGCGAGCAGCTCGCCGTCGAGGCGTTCGCCGAGGCGCTGGACGTCATCCCGCGCACGCTCGCCGAGAACGCCGGTCTCGACCCCATCGACTCGCTGGTCGACCTGCGCGCCCGCCACGACGGCGGCGAGTTCGGCGCCGGTCTCGACGCCTACACGGGCGAGGTCATCGACATGGAGGAGGAGGGCGTCGTCGAACCCCTCCGCGTGAAGACGCAGGCCATCGAGTCCGCCACCGAGGCGGCCGTGATGATCCTCCGCATCGACGACGTCATCGCCGCGGGCGACCTCTCCGGCGGTCAGGTCGGCGACGACGACGGCGACGACGAGATGCCGCCCGGCGGCGGCGGAATGGGCGGCGGCATGGGCGGTATGGGCGGCATGGGCGGCATGGGCGGAGCGATGTAA
- a CDS encoding tyrosine--tRNA ligase yields MDAYDLITRNAAEVVTEDEVRSLAEDPDGKRAYVGYEPSGVLHIGHMLTANKLIELQEAGFEIVVLLADVHAYLNGKGTFEEIRETADRMREQFVAYGLEESDTEFVLGSEFQLDEEYTLDLHALELETNLSRAERAMAEIQSGDTATVAQAVYPLMQALDIVYLDVDLAIGGMEQRKVHMLARDTLPSIGADAPTCLHTPLIADLSTGVGKMSSSAGVSISMEDSEEELREKVNKAYCPPSRDPEPDGDGNDRDNPVLQIFEYHVFPRFGEVVVERPEQYGGDLEYGDYESLAADLDSGELHPADAKGALAEYLNELVAPGREKIRQQRS; encoded by the coding sequence ATGGACGCGTACGACCTGATCACCCGGAACGCCGCCGAGGTGGTCACGGAGGACGAGGTACGTTCGTTAGCCGAGGACCCCGACGGGAAACGGGCCTACGTCGGCTACGAACCCTCTGGCGTCCTCCACATCGGTCACATGCTGACGGCGAACAAACTCATCGAGTTGCAGGAGGCCGGCTTCGAAATCGTCGTCCTCCTCGCGGACGTCCACGCCTACCTCAACGGGAAGGGGACGTTCGAGGAGATTCGCGAGACGGCCGACCGGATGCGCGAGCAGTTCGTCGCCTACGGCCTCGAGGAGTCGGACACCGAGTTCGTCCTCGGGTCGGAGTTCCAGTTGGACGAGGAGTACACGCTCGATTTACACGCCCTCGAACTGGAGACGAACCTCTCGCGGGCCGAGCGAGCGATGGCCGAGATACAGAGCGGCGACACTGCGACGGTGGCGCAGGCCGTCTACCCGCTGATGCAGGCGCTGGACATCGTCTACCTCGACGTTGACCTCGCCATCGGCGGGATGGAACAGCGCAAGGTGCACATGCTGGCGCGCGACACCCTGCCGAGCATCGGCGCGGACGCGCCGACCTGTCTGCACACGCCGCTCATCGCCGACCTGTCGACGGGCGTCGGCAAGATGTCCTCCTCCGCGGGCGTCTCCATCTCGATGGAGGACTCGGAGGAGGAACTCCGCGAGAAGGTGAACAAGGCGTACTGCCCGCCGTCGCGGGACCCCGAACCCGACGGCGACGGGAACGACCGGGACAACCCGGTGCTCCAGATTTTCGAGTACCACGTCTTCCCCCGCTTCGGCGAAGTCGTCGTCGAACGCCCCGAGCAGTACGGCGGCGACCTGGAGTACGGCGACTACGAGTCGCTGGCCGCCGATTTGGACTCGGGCGAACTCCACCCCGCCGACGCGAAGGGGGCGCTGGCGGAGTACCTGAACGAACTCGTCGCGCCGGGCCGCGAGAAGATCCGACAGCAGCGCTCGTAG
- a CDS encoding prohibitin family protein: MSADISPPSASPQSLARMALVGGIALLLLAAPVAGLLAWEPVEEGNVKVVKKWGATTGEVFGPGAHFVNPVSQSTTSLSVRPQSYTMSSQSGEGAEAGRDDAITVLTEDGLRTDIDVTIRYRVDAGNAVTFYQQYRTLGSAEERLIRPSIRSVLRTEAGRLPVTDIYTGEGQTRLKQAAERELGAEFAEAGLILEAVQIRNVELPAQYAQAVEQKEITEQRRQQKQDELEVEKLEADRKRIAAQGEADANRIISQSLDQRILTQKYIDKLDETDTVYIPVGEGGYPQFVRSIEPGSNAGDAANVTVDTSGSSSSASGSSESGDSSGSTTTASA; this comes from the coding sequence GTGAGCGCAGACATCTCGCCGCCCTCCGCGTCGCCGCAGTCGCTGGCGCGGATGGCTCTCGTCGGCGGTATCGCCCTCCTCCTCCTCGCGGCCCCGGTGGCCGGCCTCCTCGCCTGGGAACCCGTTGAGGAGGGGAACGTCAAAGTCGTGAAGAAGTGGGGCGCGACGACGGGCGAGGTGTTCGGCCCCGGCGCGCACTTCGTCAACCCCGTCTCGCAGTCCACCACGTCCCTCTCGGTCCGCCCGCAGTCCTACACGATGTCCTCGCAGTCGGGCGAGGGCGCCGAGGCGGGGCGCGACGACGCCATCACCGTCCTCACGGAGGACGGCCTCCGCACCGACATCGACGTGACCATCCGCTACCGCGTCGACGCCGGGAACGCCGTCACGTTCTACCAGCAGTACCGGACGCTCGGGTCGGCCGAGGAGCGCCTGATTCGGCCCTCGATTCGGTCGGTGCTCCGAACCGAGGCCGGCCGCCTCCCCGTCACGGACATCTACACGGGTGAAGGACAAACGCGGCTGAAGCAGGCCGCCGAACGGGAACTGGGCGCGGAGTTCGCCGAGGCGGGCCTCATCCTCGAGGCCGTCCAGATTCGCAACGTCGAACTGCCGGCGCAGTACGCCCAGGCCGTCGAGCAGAAGGAGATAACCGAGCAGCGCCGCCAGCAGAAGCAGGACGAGTTAGAGGTCGAGAAACTGGAAGCCGACCGAAAGCGCATCGCCGCGCAGGGGGAGGCCGACGCCAACCGCATCATCTCGCAGTCGCTCGACCAGCGCATCCTGACGCAGAAGTACATCGACAAACTCGACGAGACCGACACGGTGTACATCCCCGTCGGCGAGGGCGGCTACCCGCAGTTCGTCCGGTCGATAGAGCCGGGGTCGAACGCGGGCGACGCGGCGAACGTGACGGTGGACACCTCGGGGTCGAGTTCGTCCGCGAGCGGTTCGAGCGAGTCGGGCGATTCGAGCGGTTCGACGACCACCGCGAGCGCCTGA
- a CDS encoding PhzF family phenazine biosynthesis protein — translation MAGVPFHLVDVFAERRYAGNQLAVVESRGSLSDEEMLDITREMNYSETTFVEGDPVDGAWPVRIFTQKEEIPFAGHPTLGTAAVLRERFGAGDDVTLRLGAGDIPVEVRPDGSEGAEAYWMTQNAPEFGAELEHARLARVLGLDEGDVDREWPVQVVSTGLPSILVPLTGRDALGRVDVDRTAYHALYDETGVENVFPFCADPREDDHHLAARMFSPGHGLYEDPATGSANGNLAGYLARHRYFGDGEVAVSVEQGYEMGRPSVLHLEAEDGEEVSVRVGGRVESVAEGELL, via the coding sequence ATGGCGGGGGTTCCCTTCCACCTCGTGGACGTGTTCGCCGAACGGCGCTACGCCGGCAACCAACTCGCCGTCGTCGAGAGTCGCGGGTCACTGAGCGACGAGGAGATGCTCGACATCACTCGGGAGATGAACTACTCGGAGACGACGTTCGTCGAGGGCGACCCCGTCGACGGCGCGTGGCCGGTGCGCATCTTCACGCAGAAAGAGGAGATACCGTTCGCCGGCCACCCGACGCTCGGCACCGCGGCGGTCCTCCGGGAGCGGTTCGGCGCCGGCGACGACGTGACCCTGCGCCTCGGCGCGGGCGACATCCCCGTCGAGGTCCGACCCGACGGCAGCGAGGGAGCCGAAGCCTACTGGATGACGCAGAACGCCCCCGAGTTCGGCGCGGAACTGGAGCACGCCCGTCTCGCCCGCGTGCTCGGACTCGACGAGGGCGACGTGGACCGCGAGTGGCCCGTACAGGTCGTCTCGACCGGTCTTCCCTCGATTCTGGTTCCGCTGACGGGCCGCGACGCACTCGGACGGGTGGACGTCGACCGGACGGCGTACCACGCCCTCTACGACGAGACGGGCGTCGAGAACGTCTTCCCGTTCTGCGCCGACCCGCGCGAGGACGACCACCACCTCGCCGCGCGGATGTTCTCGCCCGGTCACGGTCTGTACGAGGACCCCGCGACCGGCAGCGCCAACGGGAACCTCGCTGGCTACCTCGCCCGGCACCGCTACTTCGGCGACGGCGAAGTGGCCGTCTCCGTCGAACAGGGGTACGAGATGGGTCGACCCTCGGTTCTCCACCTCGAAGCCGAGGACGGCGAGGAGGTCAGCGTCCGCGTCGGCGGGCGCGTGGAGTCCGTCGCCGAGGGGGAGTTGCTGTAG
- a CDS encoding alpha/beta hydrolase: protein MSDGRTDGAESIRVERGREATDELAVDTYRREGVEGAPVVVFVYGGAWESGARGQFARWALDAAGRGPASEGFAAVEIEYRPSDEATFPAQIRDVRACLSWVRENAERFGGDPDRVAVVGHSAGAHLALLAALAPEGPFGGEYDPEPTVHAAVGISGPYDLRADSDEDGVVRRFLGGSVEEIPERYAAASPVTHVAADAPPTFLLHGEADGTVPVESSEEMAAKLEEAGATTRLRTDAGADHVYLHSSYWYPEIRESVFSWLRETL, encoded by the coding sequence ATGAGCGACGGCCGGACGGACGGCGCGGAGTCGATACGGGTCGAACGCGGCCGCGAGGCGACCGACGAACTCGCCGTCGACACATACCGGCGCGAGGGCGTCGAGGGCGCCCCCGTCGTCGTCTTCGTCTACGGCGGCGCGTGGGAGTCCGGCGCGCGCGGGCAGTTCGCGCGGTGGGCGTTGGACGCCGCCGGACGCGGTCCGGCGAGCGAGGGCTTCGCCGCCGTCGAAATCGAGTACCGACCGAGCGACGAGGCGACGTTCCCCGCGCAGATACGCGACGTGCGGGCGTGCCTGTCGTGGGTCCGAGAGAACGCCGAGCGGTTCGGCGGCGACCCCGACCGGGTGGCCGTCGTCGGCCACTCCGCGGGCGCGCATCTGGCGCTACTCGCGGCGCTGGCGCCGGAAGGTCCGTTCGGCGGCGAGTACGACCCCGAACCGACCGTTCACGCCGCCGTGGGAATCAGCGGCCCGTACGACCTGCGCGCCGATTCCGACGAGGACGGCGTGGTGCGGCGGTTCCTCGGCGGGAGCGTAGAGGAGATTCCGGAGCGGTACGCGGCGGCGTCGCCGGTTACGCACGTCGCCGCGGACGCGCCGCCGACGTTCCTCCTGCACGGCGAGGCGGACGGGACGGTGCCCGTCGAGTCCTCCGAGGAGATGGCGGCGAAACTGGAGGAGGCGGGGGCGACGACGAGACTGCGGACCGACGCGGGGGCCGACCACGTCTACCTGCACTCCTCCTACTGGTACCCCGAGATTCGTGAGTCGGTGTTCTCGTGGCTCCGCGAGACCCTGTAA